TCAAGCGCAGGCCAAAACGGCTGATCTGGATGCCGACGGTCTGGCCCAGCTCCTGAACGATGCCGGAGTCCGCGCTCCGGCCGGCAGCAGCGAGACCGATCAGTTGGAGCTGCTTCTCGCTGCGGTCAACACCAAGATCGTTGAGCTCTATGAGCCCGCCGCCCTGACCGGTAAGGACCTCACCGGTGCGGGTCGGCAACAGAACCAGGCCGGCAGCGCCTGGGACGTCACCTTGAGCTTCAACACCGAGGGTGGACGGAAGTTCGCCTCACTCACCCAGAGCATTGCCGGCACTGGCCGCCTGCTGGGGATCGTGTTGGACGGCCGCTCCATCAGTGAAGCCAGCGTGGGTCCTGAGTTCAAGCCCGCTGGCATCAGCGGCGGCGCCGCGAGTATCACGGGCAACTTCAGCGCTGAAGAGGCGCGTGATCTGGAGGTTCAGCTCCGAGGTGGTTCCTTGCCACTTCCCGTTGAAGTGATCGAGCAGCGCACCATTGGCGCCACGCTCGGCAGCGAGAACGTCCAACGCAGCCTGCAGGCGGCCCTGCTGGGACTGGCCCTGGTTGCCGTCTTCATGGTCGTCGTCTACCGCTTGCCTGGCGCTGTTGCGGTGGTGGCCCTGGCCCTCTACGCGCTGTTCAACCTGGCGATGTATGCGCTGATCCCGGTCACGCTGACCCTGCCTGGGATTGCGGGTTTCATCCTCTCGATCGGCATCGCCGTCGATGCCAACGTCCTGATCTTTGAGCGGATCAAAGAGGAATTGCGGCGCGGCAACACCTTGATTCGCTCGATCGATGCGGGCTTCTCCTTGGCCTTCTCTTCGATCCTCGATGGCCACATCACCGGTTTGATCACCTGCGTGGCCCTCTTCGCCCTCGGCACCGGTCTGGTCAAAGGCTTTGCCGTCACCTTGGGCATTGGTTTGGTGCTGAGCCTGTTCACGGCCCTGACCTGCACGCGCACCCTGTTGCGCCTGTTGATGGGCTATCCCTCGCTGCGCCGCTCCAGCTACTTCCTGCCCCAATCCCAGCTGCCCGCCCAGGCCTCCTGATGTCCGACCCTTCGACCGCCGTGGCCGCCCCCGCTCCTCGCTTTCGGATCAGCCGCATCCGCCGTCAGGGCTGGCTGGCCTCCGGCCTCGCTGTCCTGCTCAGCGTCGTGGGCATGGCGCTCTGTTGGAGCAACCCCCGCATTGCCGCACCCCTGAAGCCCGGTTTGGACTTCACCGGCGGTACCCAGGTGGAGATCCAACGCAGCTGCACGGGCGCGGACTGCTCAGGCCTCAATGCTGCCGAGGTCCGTCAGCAACTGCGTGCCCTGACCCTGCCCGAGGTGGGCGGCCAAGCGGCTCCCCAGCTGGTCAATGCCGGCGTTCAGGTCCTGGATCGTGGTCGTTCCGTTGACCTGCGGCTTCCTGACCTTGAGCCCGAACAAACCCGCGCCCTGATCGAGGGCCTGGCCCCTGTGATTGGCCCGGTGGATCCCAAACAGGTCTCGATCAACACGATTGGCCCCACCCTGGGCGACCAACTGCTCAAGGGGAGCCTGATTTCGCTGTTGGTGAGCTTTGCGGCGATCGCGGCCTACATCAGCTTCCGCTACGACGGAGTCTTCGCCGGCTTGGCCCTGCTTTGCCTGGCCCACGACATCGTCATCACCTGCGGCGTTTTCGCCTGGTTGGGTCTGATCAGCGGCATTGAAGTCAACTCCCTCTTTGCCGTGGCCCTGATCACCGTTGCCGGTTACTCCGTGAACGACACCGTGGTGGTCTTTGACCGCATCCGTGAGCAGAAGCGCGCCTTGCAGGGGCTGAGCCTCCAGGACCAGGTCGACGTGGCGGTGGATGCCACCTTGACTCGCTCGCTGTACACCTCCTTCACGACTCTTTTGCCGCTGGTGTCCCTGTTGCTCTTTGGTGGGAGCAGCCTCTTCTGGTTTGCTGTGGCCCTGACGATCGGCATCGGGGTCGGTAGTTGGTCGAGCATTGGCATTGCCCCGACCTTGCTTCCGGTGCTCTCGCGTCGATGACGCGCCGCATCCCTTTGGTGCCGCTGCTGCTCGCAGCGATGGCCCTTTGGGATCTGCGCTCGGAGCTTCAGCTCCTGGCTGAGCATTTCACCTGGATCAGCCTGCTCACGATTCCCCGCTATCACCTTCTTGCGGTGACGGTCTTGGTCTTCACCCCGACCCTGATGCGTCAATCTCGCTCGAAACGGCCGTGACGGATTAGGTCCACCGATCCATCACCTGCTCCACCAACACCCGTTGGGAGAACACCTGGAGCACCACGACCAGGGGCAGGGCGAGCAGCACGCCAGGAAGGCCCAGCAGGGCCCCGAGGCTCAGCTGAGCCATCAAGGCCACGGTGGGCAGGAGGTTGACCGTTCTGCTCAGCAAGAGGGGGGTGAGCAGAAAGGCTTCGCCGTTCTGCAGCACCAAACGCAGCACGATCACCTGAACCGCCAGGGTTGGTGAGATCAGCAGCGAGACCCCCACGGGCAAGAGGCTGGCCAGGGTGGGGCCGATGGTGGGGACAAAGGTGAGCAGGCCGCAGATCAGGCCGCTCAACAGTGCCAAGGGCACTTTGAGGGCCGCCAGCCCCGCCCAGGTCAGTAGGAAGACCACGGAGGCGGAGAGGGTCATCCCCGCCAGCCAGCCGCCCAGGGCCTGGCGGCTTTCCGTGAGCAGGTTCTGCACCAAGGTTCGGCTGTGGGCCGGGGTCAGCGCCAAGGCCAAGCGCTGGTGACTGCGGGGATCGAGCACCAAGAGGATCGCGAGCAATCCCATCAGCAGCAGCAGCACGGTGCCACTGGCGGCGCCGCCGGCAAACCCCAGCAGTTGGGCGCCAATGGGCTGCAGCTTGTCGATGGTGATGAGCTCGGAGAGTTGACTGCCGAGCCCCTCCAGCACGCTGACTCCGCCGAGCAGTTCGGCGAGCCGCGCGATCAAGGCCGGCACCAACTGGGTCAGCTGGTTGAGCTGCGCCAGCAGGTCCGGCAGCAGCAGTTCGGCGAGCTGCCAGCTCAGCAGGCCGAGGACCACCAGCACCGCCAGCAGGGCCTGCGGACGGCTCAGTCGAACCACGCGGCGCAGCCAGCTCACCGGCACATCAAGGGCGACGGCGAGCACCACCGCGCCAAAGAGCACCATCAGCACCCAACGCAGTTCCCAGGCCAGGAGACCCAGGACCACCAGGGACAGCAGCAGCAGCAAACTCCTTGGTGTCATGGCCGCTCACCCTTCGCCAACTCCCAGCCATTCAGGACGTCCTGGATCAGCACCTCCCGAACGATGACCTGGAGGCAGACCGCGAGCGGCAGGGCTAAGAGCAGGCCCAGCGGTCCAAAGATGACCGTGAACAGGAACTGGGCAATTAAGGTCAGCCCCGGCAATAATTTCACCTGGTGGTGCATCACCGATGGGGTGATCAGGTAGCTCTCAATGTGTTGGATGACCACATAGAGCAGTAAGACAAACAGCGCCTTCAGCGGCGAATCCAGCAACGCCACCGACATCGGAAAGACCGTGCTCAGGGTCGGGCCGACGTTGGGGATGACGTTCAACAGGCCGGCCAAGAGGGCATTGGCAGCCACCAACTTCACCCCGAGCAGCGACAGGCCGATCGCGGCCAACACACCGACGCAGAGCGAACTGATCAGCACCCCAGCCATCCAGCTGCTCAAGGCCTCCCCGCAGAGAGTGAGCACGTCGCGGAAGCGACGCCGGTAAAACGAGGGAACCAGAAGGATCGCGATCTCCCGGTAGGCCTTGGGTTGGATCGC
This DNA window, taken from Synechococcus sp. LTW-R, encodes the following:
- the secF gene encoding protein translocase subunit SecF, whose translation is MSDPSTAVAAPAPRFRISRIRRQGWLASGLAVLLSVVGMALCWSNPRIAAPLKPGLDFTGGTQVEIQRSCTGADCSGLNAAEVRQQLRALTLPEVGGQAAPQLVNAGVQVLDRGRSVDLRLPDLEPEQTRALIEGLAPVIGPVDPKQVSINTIGPTLGDQLLKGSLISLLVSFAAIAAYISFRYDGVFAGLALLCLAHDIVITCGVFAWLGLISGIEVNSLFAVALITVAGYSVNDTVVVFDRIREQKRALQGLSLQDQVDVAVDATLTRSLYTSFTTLLPLVSLLLFGGSSLFWFAVALTIGIGVGSWSSIGIAPTLLPVLSRR
- the secD gene encoding protein translocase subunit SecD — translated: MARQQGWFALILALAFAAGAVLASFPLQLGLDLRGGSQLTLQVMPAGAIKRVQSEQLEAVKDVLDRRINGLGVSESTLQTIGDDQLLLQLPGEQDPSRAAKVLGTTALLEFRAQKPGTELEMSGLLKLKRQAQAVLNLRRSKDQAQAKTADLDADGLAQLLNDAGVRAPAGSSETDQLELLLAAVNTKIVELYEPAALTGKDLTGAGRQQNQAGSAWDVTLSFNTEGGRKFASLTQSIAGTGRLLGIVLDGRSISEASVGPEFKPAGISGGAASITGNFSAEEARDLEVQLRGGSLPLPVEVIEQRTIGATLGSENVQRSLQAALLGLALVAVFMVVVYRLPGAVAVVALALYALFNLAMYALIPVTLTLPGIAGFILSIGIAVDANVLIFERIKEELRRGNTLIRSIDAGFSLAFSSILDGHITGLITCVALFALGTGLVKGFAVTLGIGLVLSLFTALTCTRTLLRLLMGYPSLRRSSYFLPQSQLPAQAS
- a CDS encoding AI-2E family transporter, producing MTPRSLLLLLSLVVLGLLAWELRWVLMVLFGAVVLAVALDVPVSWLRRVVRLSRPQALLAVLVVLGLLSWQLAELLLPDLLAQLNQLTQLVPALIARLAELLGGVSVLEGLGSQLSELITIDKLQPIGAQLLGFAGGAASGTVLLLLMGLLAILLVLDPRSHQRLALALTPAHSRTLVQNLLTESRQALGGWLAGMTLSASVVFLLTWAGLAALKVPLALLSGLICGLLTFVPTIGPTLASLLPVGVSLLISPTLAVQVIVLRLVLQNGEAFLLTPLLLSRTVNLLPTVALMAQLSLGALLGLPGVLLALPLVVVLQVFSQRVLVEQVMDRWT
- a CDS encoding AI-2E family transporter, translated to MRFGQWLGLIATAAAALLLWSLREVLVLVFAAVVLAMAICTLVGVTQERLRCNRAAALSLSLGGLLLLAVLTTAVVIPPFIAEFQELLRQLPAALQVAMQLLRSSLDQSSQMLYGREALQWLQQSWQNQGSASLDPTDGLLKLLGVAGNLGSGLLELLFVIAVSLMVAIQPKAYREIAILLVPSFYRRRFRDVLTLCGEALSSWMAGVLISSLCVGVLAAIGLSLLGVKLVAANALLAGLLNVIPNVGPTLSTVFPMSVALLDSPLKALFVLLLYVVIQHIESYLITPSVMHHQVKLLPGLTLIAQFLFTVIFGPLGLLLALPLAVCLQVIVREVLIQDVLNGWELAKGERP